The following are encoded together in the Syngnathus typhle isolate RoL2023-S1 ecotype Sweden linkage group LG5, RoL_Styp_1.0, whole genome shotgun sequence genome:
- the cenph gene encoding centromere protein H yields MEASDDTGNQEEDVPLNNGSNGQSDISPDMLKIKEQLFNQCFEMEVQLNRGTNLSPCSSAEAEERLAGNVSELERIKALHFNSTLALHRMQMWHAIEEKMKENNSETDALKAISDRYTMLCSQIKTAQEESRALQDEITQLQKNRLELKCLLHEKMKEIEDLKVKKPHPDAEKYKTVLERGRTNLEELKKMVIMGQNILRGLLLAYKVNWMDDRELRDIALTLEEFPITD; encoded by the exons ATGGAGGCATCTGATGATACGGGAAACCAGGAGGAGGACGTGCCCCTCAACAATGGATCCAATGGCCAATCTGACATCTCACCAGACATGCTCAA AATAAAAGAGCAGCTCTTTAACCAGTGCTTTGAGATGGAAGTGCAACTTAATAGAG GAACAAACCTGAGCCCGTGCTCTAGTGCTGAAGCAGAGGAACGCTT aGCAGGCAATGTAAGCGAACTGGAAAGAATCAAGGCCCTTCATTTTAACAGCACACTGGCTTTGCACAG AATGCAGATGTGGCATGCCATTGAAGAAAAgatgaaagaaaataattctGAGACTGA TGCGCTGAAAGCCATCAGTGATCGCTACACGATGCTCTGCTCACAGATAAAAACAGCTCAGGAG GAATCAAGGGCTCTTCAAGATGAAATCACACAACTCCAGAAAAACAGGCTTG AGCTGAAGTGCCTCTTGCATGAGAAAATGAAAGAGATTGAAGACTTGAAGGTGAAGAAACCGCACCCAGATGCAGAAAAGTACAAAACTGTTTTGGAGAGAGGCCGCACAAACTTGGAAGAATTAAAAAAGATGGTCATCATGGGACAGAATATattgagg GGACTTTTATTGGCCTACAAAGTAAACTGGATGGACGATCGAGAGCTACGAGACATAGCCCTGACTCTGGAGGAATTTCCCATCACCGACTAA
- the dimt1l gene encoding probable dimethyladenosine transferase, translated as MPKVKAEKKSRQHQEVKNQGIMFNTGIGQHILKNPLVVNSVIEKAALRPTDVVLEVGPGTGNMTVKLLEKAKKVVACELDCRLVAELQKRVQCTPMQAKLQILVGDVLKTDLPFFDVCVANLPYQISSPFVFKLLLHRPFFRCAVLMFQREFAMRLVAPPGDKLYCRLSINTQLLARVDHLMKVGKNNFRPPPKVESSVVRIEPKNPPPPVNFQEWDGLVRIAFVRKNKTLNAAFKSTAVEQLLEKNYRIHCSVSNVEVPANFSISKKVESILQEANFSDKRARSMDIDDFMVLLHAFNAAGIHFS; from the exons ATGCCGAAGGTTAAAGCGGAGAAGAAAAGCAGGCAGCATCAAGAGGTTAAAAACCAAG GTATTATGTTCAACACAGGAATTGGTCAGCACATCTTGAAGAATCCTCTTGTTGTTAACAGCGTCATTGAGAAG GCTGCACTTAGGCCAACAGATGTGGTTTTGGAGGTGGGACCCGGTACTGGTAACATGACGGTGAAACTACTAGAAAAAGCGAAGAAG GTGGTGGCGTGTGAGTTGGATTGCAGATTGGTGGCGGAACTGCAGAAACGAGTACAATGCAC ACCCATGCAAGCGAAGCTTCAGATTTTAGTCGGGGATGTTTTGAAAACAGACCTGCCCTTCTTTGACGTGTGTGTGGCCAATTTACCGTACCAG ATCTCCTCGCCGTTTGTCTTCAAACTGTTGCTTCACCGCCCTTTCTTCAG GTGTGCCGTGTTAATGTTCCAAAGAGAATTCGCCATGCGTCTGGTGGCCCCACCTGGAGATAAACTCTACTGCAGGCTGTCCATCAATACTCAGCTTCTGGCTCGTGTGGACCATCTCATGAAA GTTGGGAAGAATAATTTCCGTCCTCCTCCAAAAGTTGAGTCCAGTGTTGTGAGGATAGAGCCCAAaaatcctcctcctccagtCAACTTCCAG GAGTGGGATGGCCTGGTCAGAATAGCCTTCGTAAGAAAGAATAAAACCCTCAACGCTGCATTCAA GTCGACTGCAGTGGAGCAGCTCCTGGAGAAGAACTATAGAATCCACTGCTCTGTGTCCAATGTG GAGGTGCCAGCGAACTTTAGCATCAGCAAAAAAGTAGAAAGCATCTTACAAGAGGCTAATTTCAGTGACAAGAGAGCAAGGTCCATGGACATCGATGACTTCATGGT ATTGCTTCATGCGTTCAATGCAGCAGGGATCCACTTTTCCTAA
- the LOC133154549 gene encoding kinesin-like protein KIF2A isoform X2, which translates to MAVAFGKLVVGTYVEIKRSDGRIHEAMVTSLNEDNESVTVEWIEHGDTKGKEIDLESIFTLNPDVGPDEEIVQSPETPPPITGVKVNKIAKNRGTIAPSKIDTPSRDSRVIPTQARLHPSQHAESTVVPLLQQAQPPQAPTQQQLQNESLHPPLTRKEIGQLSRRKSNCVKEVEKLQEKREKRRLQQQELREKRAQEVDTTIPNYEIMCMIRDFRASLDYRPLTSADLIEEHRICVCVRKRPLNRKELTMKDLDVITIPSKDVVMVHEPKQKVDLTRFLENQTFRFDYAFDDATANEMVYRFTARPLVETIFERGMATCFAYGQTGSGKTHTMGGDFSGKNQDCSKGIYALAARDVFLMLKKPNYKKLELQVYATFFEIYSGKVFDLLNRKTKLRVLEDRKQQVQVVGLQEKDVKCTDDVLKLIEVGNSCRTSGQTSANAHSSRSHAVFQIILRRKGKLHGKFSLIDLAGNERGADTSSSDRQTRLEGAEINKSLLALKECIRALGRNKPHTPFRASKLTQVLRDSFIGENSRTCMIATISPGMTSCENTLNTLRYANRVKEFGISPSDIPFSQGGQGSRTEHSPTNTFEYDDFAATPPGRVKELTVDHNQVMEGGRANIHTVNQLDFIDEEWQNSSPQRDDLKLLCEQNEEEVSPQLFSFHEAVSQLVEMEEQVLEDHRAVFQESIRWLEDEKDLLKMTEEVDYDVESYATQLEKILDQKIDILTELRDKVKSFRCALQEEEKASKQINPKRPRAL; encoded by the exons GACGCATACACGAGGCGATGGTGACGTCCCTGAACGAGGACAACGAGAGCGTCACGGTGGAATGGATAGAGCACGGAGACACAAAAGGGAAAGAG ATTGATTTGGAGAGTATATTTACACTTAACCCAGATGTGGGTCCAGACGAAGAGATTGTCCAGAGTCCAGAGACTCCTCCTCCGATAACCGGTGTGAAGGTCAATAAAATAGCAAAG AATCGTGGGACGATAGCACCTTCGAAGATTGACACTCCATCCAGGGACAGTAGAG TAATTCCGACTCAGGCCCGACTCCATCCGTCTCAACATGCTGAGTCAACAGTGGTCCCTCTATTGCAGCAGGCGCAGCCCCCCCAGGCTCccacacagcagcagctgcagaaTG AATCTTTACACCCGCCGCTAACCAGAAAGGAGATTGGACAACTTT CTCGGAGGAAGTCAAACTGTGTGAAGGAGGTGGAGAAACTGCAGGAGAAAAGGGAGAAGCGTCGGCTTCAGCAGCAGGAGCTGCGGGAAAAGAGGGCTCAG GAGGTGGACACCACCATTCCTAATTATGAGATCATGTGCATGATTCGAGATTTCCGTGCAAGTCTAGACTACCGACCTCTGACCTCAGCAGATCTG ATCGAAGAACATCGAATATGCGTATGTGTGAGGAAACGTCCGCTGAATAGAAAAG AGCTCACCATGAAGGATTTAGATGTGATAACCATCCCCAGTAAGGACGTGGTGATGGTCCACGAACCTAAACAGAAGGTAGACCTGACTCGCTTCCTGGAGAACCAAACCTTCCGCTTCGACTACGCCTTTGACGACGCCACCGCCAATGAGATGGTttacag GTTCACTGCCAGACCGTTAGTGGAGACCATCTTTGAGAGGGGCATGGCCACGTGCTTTGCCTATgggcaaacaggaagtggtaaaACTCAT ACAATGGGTGGTGATTTTTCTGGGAAGAACCAAGACTGCTCTAAAGGAATTTATGCATTGGCTG CCCGGGATGTATTTCTCATGTTGAAGAAACCCAATTACAAGAAATTAGAGCTACAAGTGTATGCAACCTTTTTTGAAATctacagtggaaag GTATTTGACCTCCTGAATCGCAAAACTAAACTGAGGGTACTGGAAGACCgaaaacagcaagtgcaggtTGTGGGGCTTCAGGAGAAGGACGTTAAGTGCACAGATGATGTCCTGAAACTCATAGAAGTGGGCAACAGCTGCAG GACATCGGGACAGACATCAGCCAACGCCCACTCGTCTCGCAGCCACGCCGTGTTCCAGATCATTCTTCGGAGGAAAGGCAAGCTTCACGGCAAGTTCTCCCTCATCGACCTGGCCGGGAACGAGAGGGGCGCCGATACTTCAAGTTCTGACCGGCAGACTCGCCTGGAGGGTGCCGAGATCAACAAAAGCCTGCTGGCCCTCAAG GAGTGCATCAGGGCTCTCGGCCGCAACAAGCCACACACTCCATTCCGAGCTAGTAAACTCACCCAGGTCCTGCGGGACTCCTTCATTGGTGAAAATTCCCGTACGTGCATG ATTGCAACAATCTCTCCTGGTATGACGTCCTGCGAGAATACACTCAACACGCTCCGCTACGCCAACAG AGTGAAGGAGTTTGGGATTAGTCCGTCAGACATCCCCTTCTCTCAGGGTGGTCAGGGGAGTCGCACTGAGCACTCTCCCACCAATACCTTTGAGTACGATGACTTTGCTGCTACTCCCCCCGGCAG GGTGAAGGAACTTACCGTGGACCACAACCAGGTGATGGAGGGAGGCCGTGCCAACATCCACACAGTCAACCAGCTGGACTTTATAGACGAGGAATGGCAGAACAGTTCGCCGCAGAGAGATGACCTCAAGCTGCTCTGTGAGCAGAAC GAGGAGGAAGTGTCTCCTCAGCTCTTCTCCTTCCACGAGGCTGTCTCTCAGTTGGTGGAGATGGAGGAGCAGGTCCTTGAGGACCACCGGGCTGTTTTCCAG GAGTCCATTAGGTGGCTGGAGGACGAGAAGGACCTCTTGAAGATGACAGAAGAGGTGGATTACGATGTAGAATCATATGCCACTCAGCTGGAGAAGATCCTGGACCAGAAGATAGACATCCTCACTGAGCTCCGAG ATAAAGTGAAATCATTCCGCTGTGCTCTTcaagaggaggagaaggccaGCAAGCAGATCAACCCTAAGAGGCCACGTGCTCTTTAG
- the LOC133154549 gene encoding kinesin-like protein KIF2A isoform X1 produces MAVAFGKLVVGTYVEIKRSDGRIHEAMVTSLNEDNESVTVEWIEHGDTKGKEIDLESIFTLNPDVGPDEEIVQSPETPPPITGVKVNKIAKNRGTIAPSKIDTPSRDSRVIPTQARLHPSQHAESTVVPLLQQAQPPQAPTQQQLQNARRKSNCVKEVEKLQEKREKRRLQQQELREKRAQEVDTTIPNYEIMCMIRDFRASLDYRPLTSADLIEEHRICVCVRKRPLNRKELTMKDLDVITIPSKDVVMVHEPKQKVDLTRFLENQTFRFDYAFDDATANEMVYRFTARPLVETIFERGMATCFAYGQTGSGKTHTMGGDFSGKNQDCSKGIYALAARDVFLMLKKPNYKKLELQVYATFFEIYSGKVFDLLNRKTKLRVLEDRKQQVQVVGLQEKDVKCTDDVLKLIEVGNSCRTSGQTSANAHSSRSHAVFQIILRRKGKLHGKFSLIDLAGNERGADTSSSDRQTRLEGAEINKSLLALKECIRALGRNKPHTPFRASKLTQVLRDSFIGENSRTCMIATISPGMTSCENTLNTLRYANRVKELTVDHNQVMEGGRANIHTVNQLDFIDEEWQNSSPQRDDLKLLCEQNEEEVSPQLFSFHEAVSQLVEMEEQVLEDHRAVFQESIRWLEDEKDLLKMTEEVDYDVESYATQLEKILDQKIDILTELRDKVKSFRCALQEEEKASKQINPKRPRAL; encoded by the exons GACGCATACACGAGGCGATGGTGACGTCCCTGAACGAGGACAACGAGAGCGTCACGGTGGAATGGATAGAGCACGGAGACACAAAAGGGAAAGAG ATTGATTTGGAGAGTATATTTACACTTAACCCAGATGTGGGTCCAGACGAAGAGATTGTCCAGAGTCCAGAGACTCCTCCTCCGATAACCGGTGTGAAGGTCAATAAAATAGCAAAG AATCGTGGGACGATAGCACCTTCGAAGATTGACACTCCATCCAGGGACAGTAGAG TAATTCCGACTCAGGCCCGACTCCATCCGTCTCAACATGCTGAGTCAACAGTGGTCCCTCTATTGCAGCAGGCGCAGCCCCCCCAGGCTCccacacagcagcagctgcagaaTG CTCGGAGGAAGTCAAACTGTGTGAAGGAGGTGGAGAAACTGCAGGAGAAAAGGGAGAAGCGTCGGCTTCAGCAGCAGGAGCTGCGGGAAAAGAGGGCTCAG GAGGTGGACACCACCATTCCTAATTATGAGATCATGTGCATGATTCGAGATTTCCGTGCAAGTCTAGACTACCGACCTCTGACCTCAGCAGATCTG ATCGAAGAACATCGAATATGCGTATGTGTGAGGAAACGTCCGCTGAATAGAAAAG AGCTCACCATGAAGGATTTAGATGTGATAACCATCCCCAGTAAGGACGTGGTGATGGTCCACGAACCTAAACAGAAGGTAGACCTGACTCGCTTCCTGGAGAACCAAACCTTCCGCTTCGACTACGCCTTTGACGACGCCACCGCCAATGAGATGGTttacag GTTCACTGCCAGACCGTTAGTGGAGACCATCTTTGAGAGGGGCATGGCCACGTGCTTTGCCTATgggcaaacaggaagtggtaaaACTCAT ACAATGGGTGGTGATTTTTCTGGGAAGAACCAAGACTGCTCTAAAGGAATTTATGCATTGGCTG CCCGGGATGTATTTCTCATGTTGAAGAAACCCAATTACAAGAAATTAGAGCTACAAGTGTATGCAACCTTTTTTGAAATctacagtggaaag GTATTTGACCTCCTGAATCGCAAAACTAAACTGAGGGTACTGGAAGACCgaaaacagcaagtgcaggtTGTGGGGCTTCAGGAGAAGGACGTTAAGTGCACAGATGATGTCCTGAAACTCATAGAAGTGGGCAACAGCTGCAG GACATCGGGACAGACATCAGCCAACGCCCACTCGTCTCGCAGCCACGCCGTGTTCCAGATCATTCTTCGGAGGAAAGGCAAGCTTCACGGCAAGTTCTCCCTCATCGACCTGGCCGGGAACGAGAGGGGCGCCGATACTTCAAGTTCTGACCGGCAGACTCGCCTGGAGGGTGCCGAGATCAACAAAAGCCTGCTGGCCCTCAAG GAGTGCATCAGGGCTCTCGGCCGCAACAAGCCACACACTCCATTCCGAGCTAGTAAACTCACCCAGGTCCTGCGGGACTCCTTCATTGGTGAAAATTCCCGTACGTGCATG ATTGCAACAATCTCTCCTGGTATGACGTCCTGCGAGAATACACTCAACACGCTCCGCTACGCCAACAG GGTGAAGGAACTTACCGTGGACCACAACCAGGTGATGGAGGGAGGCCGTGCCAACATCCACACAGTCAACCAGCTGGACTTTATAGACGAGGAATGGCAGAACAGTTCGCCGCAGAGAGATGACCTCAAGCTGCTCTGTGAGCAGAAC GAGGAGGAAGTGTCTCCTCAGCTCTTCTCCTTCCACGAGGCTGTCTCTCAGTTGGTGGAGATGGAGGAGCAGGTCCTTGAGGACCACCGGGCTGTTTTCCAG GAGTCCATTAGGTGGCTGGAGGACGAGAAGGACCTCTTGAAGATGACAGAAGAGGTGGATTACGATGTAGAATCATATGCCACTCAGCTGGAGAAGATCCTGGACCAGAAGATAGACATCCTCACTGAGCTCCGAG ATAAAGTGAAATCATTCCGCTGTGCTCTTcaagaggaggagaaggccaGCAAGCAGATCAACCCTAAGAGGCCACGTGCTCTTTAG